The Gymnogyps californianus isolate 813 chromosome 5, ASM1813914v2, whole genome shotgun sequence genome contains a region encoding:
- the NDUFS3 gene encoding NADH dehydrogenase [ubiquinone] iron-sulfur protein 3, mitochondrial, protein MLAAAAARGLARAALRAGAGPAAAAQARLAGSSATETRPTVRPKNEVEQKQLCAFGEYVAEILPKYIQQVQVTCFNELELLIHPDGIIPVLTFLRDHTNAQFKSLADLTAVDVPSRQYRFEIVYNLLSLRFNSRIRVKTYTDELTPVDSAVSVHKAANWYEREVWDMYGVFFANHPDLRRILTDYGFEGHPFRKDFPLSGYVEVRYDDEVKRVVAEPVELSQEFRKFDLNSPWEAFPAYRAAPEPLKIEAGAKKEDAK, encoded by the exons ATgttggcggcggcggcggcgcgggggctgGCGCGGGCCGCGCTGCGAG ctggcgcaggcccggcggcggcggcgcaggcCCGGCTGGCGGGGAGCTCCGCTACGGAGACTCGCC CTACTGTCAGACCAAAAAATGAAGTagaacagaagcagctgtgtgctTTTGGGGAGTACGTGGCTGAGATTCTGCCCAAGTATATCCAGCAAGTACAG GTGACCTGTTTCAATGAGCTGGAACTTCTGATCCATCCAGATGGGATCATTCCAGTTCTGACCTTCCTTCGAGATCATACTAATGCCCAGTTCAAATCCTTGGCTGACTTGACTGCTGTTGATGTCCCATCTCGGCAGTACCGCTTTGAG ATTGTGTACAATCTCCTGTCTCTGCGGTTCAACAGTCGGATCCGTGTGAAGACATACACTGATGAGCTGACACCTGTTGACTCAGCAGTGTCTGTGCACAAGGCAGCAAACTGGTATGAAAGAGAG GTTTGGGACATGTATGGTGTTTTCTTTGCCAACCACCCTGATCTAAGGCGAATCCTCACAGACTATGGATTTGAGGGCCATCCTTTCCGGAAGGACTTTCCACTCTCTGGTTACGTGGAG GTGCGGTATGATGATGAAGTGAAACGGGTAGTGGCAGAGCCTGTGGAGCTATCTCAGGAGTTTCGCAAGTTTGATCTGAATAGTCCTTGGGAGGCATTTCCTGCCTATCGTGCAGCTCCAGAACCGCTGAAAATAGAAGCCGGAGCCaagaaagaagatgcaaaatAG
- the KBTBD4 gene encoding LOW QUALITY PROTEIN: kelch repeat and BTB domain-containing protein 4 (The sequence of the model RefSeq protein was modified relative to this genomic sequence to represent the inferred CDS: inserted 1 base in 1 codon) has product MKGGAADCWRSDLCSTMDSSEETGGSSAEENYFVNYTFTDRSHSGRVAQGIMKLCLEDELFADVTISVEGKEFQLHRLVLSAQSCFFRSMFTSNLKEAHNRVIELQDVSESVFQLLVDYIYHGTVKLRAEELQETYEVADMYQLTALFEECSRFLARTVQVRNCLQVMWLADQHSDMELYTAAKHCAKSHLSQLQDTEEFLHLPLRLLTDILTDGVPCSQNPTVAIETWINFNKEERAGFSETLRSSLKVIGENVHIYLIGKESSRTHSLAVSLHCADDDSISVSGQNSLCHQITAACKHGSDLYVVGGSIPRRMWKCNNATIDWEWCAPLPRDRLQHTLVSVPSKDAIYSXGGKTLQDTLSNAVIYYRVRDNVWTETSQLEVAVSGAAGVNLNGVIYLLGGEENDLDFFTKPSRLIQCYDTNTEKCHVKPYVLPFAGRMHAAVHKDVVFIVAEGDSLLCYNPLLDSFTRLCLPDAWSSVPSLWKIASCNGSIYVFRDRYKKGDANTFKLNPATSVVTVTSGIKVLLTNLQFVLA; this is encoded by the exons ATGAAGGGAGGCGCCGCAG ATTGCTGGAGGTCTGATCTGTGCAGCACCATGGACTCATCAGAAGAGACTGGAGGCtcctctgcagaagaaaactacTTTGTGAACTACACCTTCACCGACCGCTCCCACTCAGGCCGCGTGGCCCAGGGTATTATGAAATTATGCTTGGAGGATGAGCTCTTTGCTGATGTTACAATATCAGTGGAAGGCAAAGAATTCCAGCTGCACCGTTTGGTCCTCTCAGCTCAGAGTTGCTTTTTTCGTTCTATGTTCACTTCCAACCTAAAGGAGGCCCACAACCGGGTGATTGAGCTGCAGGACGTTAGCGAGAGCGTCTTTCAGCTCCTTGTGGACTATATTTACCATGGGACTGTAAAGCTGAGGGCAGAGGAGTTGCAGGAAACGTATGAAGTGGCAGACATGTACCAGCTGACTGCCCTTTTTGAAGAGTGCTCCCGTTTTCTGGCCCGTACGGTGCAGGTTAGGAACTGTCTGCAGGTCATGTGGTTGGCAGATCAACACAGTGACATGGAGCTCTACACAGCTGCCAAACACTGTGCAAAGTCACATTTGTCTCAACTGCAAGACACAGAGGAGTTCCTGCACCTGCCTCTCCGCCTGCTGACAGACATCCTTACAG ATGGCGTTCCATGTTCTCAGAATCCAACAGTTGCCATAGAAACCTGGATCAACTTCAACAAGGAGGAGCGAGCGGGCTTTTCAGAGACGCTGCGATCGAGTCTGAAG GTGATTGGAGAAAATGTTCACATCTACCTGATTGGAAAGGAGTCGTCACGTACACATTCACTCGCTGTCTCTCTGCATTGCGCTGATGATGACTCCATAAGTGTGAGTGGCCAGAACAGCCTGTGTCACCAGATCACCGCAGCCTGCAAGCACGGTAGTGACCTCTATGTCGTTGGTGGCTCCATTCCACGACGCATGTGGAAATGCAACAATGCGACTATAGACTGGGAATGGTGTGCCCCTCTGCCCCGTGACCGGCTCCAACACACCCTTGTCTCTGTGCCAAGCAAGGATGCAATATATT CTGGGGGGAAAACTCTACAGGACACTCTCTCTAATGCCGTCATATATTACAGAGTACGAGACAATGTCTGGACAGAGACCAGCCAGTTGGAAGTGGCAGTCTCTGGGGCTGCAGGTGTAAACCTTAATGGTGTCATTTACCTGCTGGGCGGGGAGGAAAATGACTTGGACTTCTTCACCAAGCCCTCTCGGCTAATTCAGTGCTATGATACCAACACAGAGAAATGCCACGTGAAGCCATACGTACTGCCTTTTGCGGGGCGCATGCATGCTGCTGTACACAAGGATGTGGTGTTCATTGTAGCTGAGGGGGATTCACTGCTATGCTATAATCCCCTACTGGATAGCTTCACCCGGCTATGCCTGCCAGATGCCTGGAGCTCAGTACCATCCCTCTGGAAAATTGCCAGCTGCAATGGCAGCATCTATGTCTTTCGTGACCGCTATAAAAAGGGTGATGCAAATACTTTTAAACTTAACCCAGCCACCTCTGTTGTAACAGTCACAAGTGGCATCAAAGTGCTGCTCACTAACCTGCAGTTTGTCCTGGCCTAA
- the PTPMT1 gene encoding phosphatidylglycerophosphatase and protein-tyrosine phosphatase 1 has product MGVAEALGAGAARLLFYPTLLYTAVRARLPGSRRPWFHRIDGAVLLGALPLRGRSRRLVAEENVRAVVTLNEEYETRFLCCSAQEWEAMGVEQLRLSTVDLTGVPTLENLHKGVEFILKHRACSNSVYVHCKAGRSRSATMVAAYLIQLHHWSPQEAIEAIAKIRPHILIRHKQVQVLETFHRHMIAGTTA; this is encoded by the exons ATGGGGGTGGCGGAGGCGCTGGGCGCCGGTGCGGCGCGGCTGCTCTTCTACCCGACGCTGCTGTACACGGCGGTGCGGGCGCGGCTGCCCGGGTCCCGCCGGCCCTGGTTCCACCGCATCGACGGCGCCGTGCTACTGGGGGCGCTGCCGCTGCGGGGACGCAGCCGCAGG CTGGTGGCGGAGGAGAACGTGCGCGCCGTGGTCACCCTCAACGAGGAGTACGAGACCcgcttcctctgctgctccgCCCAG GAATGGGAGGCAATGGGAGTGGAGCAACTGCGTCTCAGCACTGTGGATCTAACTGGAGTCCCCACCTTGGAAAACCTCCACAAGGGTGTTGAATTCATACTGAAACACCGAGCCTGCAGTAACAGTGTCTATGTGCACTGCAAGGCAGGACGCTCCCGCAGTGCCACCATGGTGGCAGCGTATTTAATTCAA CTGCATCACTGGAGCCCTCAGGAAGCAATAGAGGCTATTGCCAAGATACGTCCCCACATCCTCATTCGGCACAAGCAAGTCCAGGTCCTGGAGACATTTCACAGGCACATGATCGCTGGGACAACTGCATAG